CCAAGACGTGCTCGACAGCGGGACGACACTGTTTGCCGCGGGTGTCGACGCCTCCTCGTTGCGCGAGCTGAACCTCCTGACCACCAAACCATTCCTGTATGTGTTCAACGCCGACGAAGCGGTGCTGACCGACGCTGAGCGGATTGGCGAACTGCATGAGCTCGTCGCACCCGCGGACGCAGTCTTCTTGGACGCCAAGATCGAGGCCGAACTCGCCGAGCTCGACGACGAGTCCGCCGCCGAGCTGCTGGAGTCGATAGGGCAGACCGAGCGTGGGCTTGACGCGTTGGCGCGGGCCGGGTTTCACACCCTCAAGTTGCAGACGTTTCTCACCGCAGGTCCCAAAGAAGCCCGCGCGTGGACCATTCATCAGGGCGACACCGCGCCGAAGGCGGCGGGCGTGATTCACAGCGACTTCGAAAAGGGCTTCATCAAGGCCGAGATCGTCTCCTACGACGACCTCGTCGCCGCCGGGTCGATGGCCGCCGCCAGAGCCGCCGGCAAGGTGCGGATGGAAGGTAAGGACTACGTGATGGCCGACGGTGACGTGGTCGAGTTCAAATTCAACGTCTAAGCGGGGGCTATTCCCGCAGGTCGGAGCGTTTTTGATGTTGATCAGTCCGCACAGAGTCCGCAAGATTCCCGACAGCGTTTTTGGCGACAGTGCGCAGCTACGGACTGGTGGTCGCCGCCGTAGTCGCCGAGGGCCGAAAGCTCAGAAGCCACTTCGCAGATCTACTTATCGCTGCCACCGCAC
This Mycobacterium xenopi DNA region includes the following protein-coding sequences:
- the ychF gene encoding redox-regulated ATPase YchF; this translates as MGLSLGIVGLPNVGKSTLFNALTKNNVVAANYPFATIEPNEGVVPLPDPRLAKLAEIFHSERIVPATVTFIDIAGLVKGASEGAGLGNKFLANIRECDAICQVVRVFSDDDVAHVAGQVDPKSDIEVVDTELILADLQTLERALPRLEKEARNNKERKPIYEAALTAQDVLDSGTTLFAAGVDASSLRELNLLTTKPFLYVFNADEAVLTDAERIGELHELVAPADAVFLDAKIEAELAELDDESAAELLESIGQTERGLDALARAGFHTLKLQTFLTAGPKEARAWTIHQGDTAPKAAGVIHSDFEKGFIKAEIVSYDDLVAAGSMAAARAAGKVRMEGKDYVMADGDVVEFKFNV